A single Candidatus Obscuribacterales bacterium DNA region contains:
- a CDS encoding zinc-ribbon domain-containing protein, with amino-acid sequence MLVCSQCQFENPDNHKFCQKCGAPLDGLALDLEKSTADVALSDVSPALEQWLAVLCLTAPPKPLVMTQSSVTQPMPAAVGREVGEYLDPGDRYQLLEPLPDLSAAVASTLEINVRVIDRRANQPSYLEQLDQSIAGLPVGMSESIASPSEREVSLGLNSGCVPPDISQVPKTAGAYLDLQDELYPAMPQLHDAWVQDYAERSMSVVVLEDRSTFPTLLHCMKNEDVAPFQVLTWLYDMTKLWEVLEACGYSASVLEPNNLHIDEGQVLCLQRLHADYPGHAPSLKDLGSLWQNLFQQSQRTQLGALSKLCADLELGDLETLLELQERLEAIAQELQEPLFGLDVPLTVDRPAQISADQPPSEPPMT; translated from the coding sequence ATGCTTGTCTGCTCTCAGTGCCAGTTTGAAAACCCTGACAATCACAAGTTTTGTCAAAAGTGTGGTGCTCCGCTGGATGGCTTGGCGCTGGATCTGGAAAAATCTACGGCCGACGTTGCTCTATCAGATGTTTCTCCAGCTTTAGAGCAGTGGCTAGCAGTTTTGTGTTTGACAGCGCCTCCCAAGCCCTTGGTGATGACCCAAAGCTCCGTGACGCAGCCAATGCCGGCGGCGGTGGGGCGAGAGGTAGGTGAATACCTAGACCCAGGCGATCGCTATCAGCTATTAGAGCCACTCCCTGATCTATCCGCAGCGGTGGCGTCTACCCTAGAAATTAACGTGCGGGTGATTGATCGCCGTGCCAATCAGCCCTCCTACCTAGAGCAGTTAGATCAATCGATTGCTGGCTTGCCCGTGGGCATGTCTGAGTCTATTGCCAGCCCATCTGAGCGTGAGGTTTCCTTAGGTCTCAACAGTGGCTGTGTGCCCCCAGATATTAGCCAAGTTCCCAAAACGGCGGGGGCCTATCTAGACTTGCAAGATGAGCTGTATCCAGCTATGCCGCAGCTGCATGATGCCTGGGTGCAAGACTATGCAGAACGATCGATGAGTGTGGTGGTCTTAGAAGACCGTTCAACCTTTCCCACCTTGCTTCACTGCATGAAGAATGAAGACGTTGCGCCGTTTCAGGTGCTGACGTGGCTATATGACATGACCAAGCTGTGGGAAGTTTTAGAAGCGTGTGGTTATAGTGCCAGTGTGCTAGAGCCTAATAACCTACATATTGATGAGGGTCAGGTATTGTGTCTGCAACGACTACATGCTGACTATCCAGGCCATGCTCCGAGTCTAAAAGACCTAGGCTCGCTGTGGCAGAACCTTTTTCAACAGTCTCAGCGCACACAACTGGGTGCATTGTCTAAACTCTGTGCTGACTTAGAGCTGGGTGATCTCGAAACGTTGCTGGAACTCCAAGAACGCCTAGAGGCGATCGCCCAAGAGTTGCAGGAACCGCTCTTTGGCCTTGACGTTCCGCTGACGGTTGATCGTCCTGCCCAGATATCCGCTGACCAACCTCCCTCCGAACCTCCTATGACAG